Proteins encoded in a region of the Saccharothrix ecbatanensis genome:
- the msrA gene encoding peptide-methionine (S)-S-oxide reductase MsrA, which yields MAWFGRDKSQMVAQVDALPGRNEPMAVPDRHAVFPDRGIKPPFPEGLETAVFGMGCFWGVERIFWQTEGVHTTAAGYAGGHTPNPTYEEVCSGLTGHTEVVLVVFDPAVVSFEDLMRVFWQGHDPTQGMRQGNDMGTQYRSAVYWTSDAQRQVAEASRKVYQEALNGARHGEISTEIAPLGEFYYAEEYHQQYLSDAKNPNGYCGVAGTGVSCPIGLNL from the coding sequence ATGGCGTGGTTCGGGCGTGACAAGAGTCAGATGGTCGCACAGGTCGACGCGCTCCCGGGCAGGAACGAGCCCATGGCCGTCCCGGACCGGCACGCGGTCTTCCCGGACCGTGGGATCAAGCCCCCGTTCCCCGAGGGGTTGGAGACCGCGGTCTTCGGCATGGGGTGCTTCTGGGGCGTGGAGCGGATCTTCTGGCAGACCGAGGGCGTGCACACGACGGCGGCCGGTTACGCGGGCGGTCACACGCCGAACCCGACGTACGAGGAGGTCTGCTCCGGTCTGACCGGGCACACCGAGGTCGTGCTCGTCGTGTTCGATCCCGCGGTGGTGTCGTTCGAGGACCTGATGCGGGTGTTCTGGCAGGGCCACGACCCGACGCAGGGGATGCGCCAGGGCAACGACATGGGCACGCAGTACCGGTCGGCGGTGTACTGGACGTCCGACGCGCAGCGGCAGGTGGCGGAGGCGAGCCGGAAGGTCTACCAGGAGGCGCTGAACGGCGCCCGCCACGGCGAGATCAGCACGGAGATCGCGCCCCTGGGGGAGTTCTACTACGCCGAGGAGTACCACCAGCAGTACCTGTCGGACGCCAAGAACCCGAACGGCTACTGCGGCGTCGCCGGCACCGGCGTCTCGTGCCCGATCGGCCTGAACCTGTAG
- a CDS encoding acyltransferase family protein, with translation MTITTPDVRTPTSNTKYMHGLDLIRILAALAVIFTHYANWLRLNGHDFPVGRAVDGLVSGPLHLYRPITLFGVGVGTFLLISGMVVTHVAFKETPGQFMVRRAVRLLPAMWVAVALAWVLVSNGLLTANRPPDLDDLPLNMALLNLFVPATSSVLAITWTLVVQMFFYLYVAGTMPLLKRWPWLPPAMSVALVSVLLAVIPANGGPPAIGFRMVVTFLPLFFIGQLITLVRAGRIPAAAGVLCGVVQFLLFIRADLGSEVWPPEDEFPRQLLILVLVVLLATRLDTPLVRKPWIGAAAKRTYATYLLHIPLGFPVLELLTPTTGFWVALVVALAAVAVGSELLYRFVENPIAQWFRKRERQKVTTNP, from the coding sequence ATGACGATCACCACGCCGGACGTTCGAACCCCGACGTCCAACACCAAGTACATGCACGGCCTGGACCTGATCCGGATCCTCGCCGCGCTCGCCGTCATCTTCACCCACTACGCGAACTGGCTGCGCCTCAACGGCCACGACTTCCCGGTGGGCCGGGCCGTGGACGGCCTGGTCAGCGGCCCGCTGCACCTCTACCGGCCGATCACCCTGTTCGGGGTCGGGGTCGGCACGTTCCTGCTGATCAGCGGCATGGTCGTGACGCACGTGGCGTTCAAGGAGACCCCCGGCCAGTTCATGGTCCGCCGTGCGGTGCGGCTCCTGCCCGCCATGTGGGTCGCCGTGGCGCTGGCGTGGGTCCTGGTCTCGAACGGCCTGCTCACGGCCAACCGCCCGCCCGACCTCGACGACCTGCCGCTCAACATGGCGCTGCTGAACCTCTTCGTCCCCGCCACGTCGTCCGTCCTGGCGATCACCTGGACGCTGGTCGTGCAGATGTTCTTCTACCTGTACGTCGCGGGCACGATGCCGCTGCTCAAGCGGTGGCCGTGGCTGCCGCCCGCGATGTCGGTGGCGCTTGTGTCGGTGCTGCTGGCGGTGATCCCGGCGAACGGCGGGCCGCCCGCGATCGGGTTCCGCATGGTGGTGACGTTCCTCCCCTTGTTCTTCATCGGCCAGCTCATCACCCTGGTGCGGGCGGGTCGTATCCCGGCCGCCGCCGGCGTCCTGTGCGGGGTCGTGCAGTTCCTGCTGTTCATCCGGGCCGACCTGGGCAGCGAGGTGTGGCCTCCCGAGGACGAGTTCCCGCGCCAGTTGCTGATCCTGGTGCTCGTGGTGCTGCTCGCCACCCGGCTGGACACCCCGCTGGTGCGCAAGCCGTGGATCGGCGCGGCGGCGAAGCGGACCTACGCGACCTACCTGCTGCACATCCCGCTCGGCTTCCCGGTGCTCGAACTGCTCACCCCGACGACCGGCTTCTGGGTGGCGCTGGTCGTGGCGCTGGCCGCCGTCGCCGTCGGGTCCGAACTGCTGTACCGCTTCGTGGAGAACCCGATCGCCCAGTGGTTCCGCAAGCGCGAGCGACAGAAGGTGACAACGAACCCATGA
- a CDS encoding glycosyltransferase family 2 protein yields MTPRVTFVMVTYGGGELAKHCLEVLARHTDVPYEVVVVDSASPDGTGQWLEDNLAGVTVVRMAENLGFGAGCNLGVQHSRTEFVCFLNADVEVTPGWLEPLLDFLDDTPAAAAVAPLMVFPDGRVQEAGSLLGGDAYSRGWGDGWTDVTSLYPRVVDYASAACLVLRRHAFHQVGGFSPEYHIAYYEDVDLQFLLRARGWQVWVQPSSHVLHVRHGTSSTKRAEELSDINREVFRRRWADDLALRPPSVGVHEHPHRLWWLRDQPASVRVLLMASRVPDPEDGRAAAMVAEWRRADPAAAITLLVSDGEHAAAARWRATGVEVESADDFEAWSRDRVGHYDVVVALGTDVSATEVTEWQPTAVRALDLGSLAHKEWEKRFAATRAREDAVWAGEARAAASTLLEWAEVVSCRDDEDSLWARRVSGRPAHVVPDPDVAAEFRAAMAKVLIECTVVPTG; encoded by the coding sequence ATGACCCCCCGCGTCACGTTCGTCATGGTCACGTACGGCGGCGGCGAGCTGGCGAAGCACTGCCTCGAAGTGCTGGCCCGGCACACCGACGTGCCGTACGAGGTGGTCGTGGTGGACAGCGCGTCCCCGGACGGCACGGGGCAGTGGCTCGAGGACAACCTCGCCGGCGTGACCGTGGTGCGGATGGCGGAGAACCTGGGGTTCGGCGCGGGCTGCAACCTCGGGGTGCAGCACTCGCGCACCGAGTTCGTGTGCTTCCTCAACGCCGATGTCGAGGTGACGCCGGGGTGGCTCGAACCGCTGCTGGACTTCCTGGACGACACCCCCGCCGCGGCGGCCGTCGCGCCGCTGATGGTGTTCCCGGACGGGAGGGTCCAGGAAGCGGGCAGCCTGCTCGGCGGTGACGCGTACAGCCGGGGCTGGGGTGACGGCTGGACCGACGTGACTTCCTTGTACCCCAGGGTTGTCGACTACGCGTCGGCCGCTTGCCTGGTGCTGCGGCGGCACGCGTTCCATCAGGTCGGCGGGTTCTCGCCGGAGTACCACATCGCCTACTACGAGGACGTCGACCTCCAGTTCCTGCTGCGGGCGCGCGGGTGGCAGGTGTGGGTGCAGCCGTCGTCGCACGTCCTGCACGTGCGGCACGGCACGTCGTCGACCAAGCGGGCCGAGGAGCTGTCCGACATCAACCGCGAGGTGTTCCGCCGGCGTTGGGCGGACGACCTCGCGCTCCGGCCGCCGTCGGTCGGTGTCCACGAGCACCCGCACCGGTTGTGGTGGCTACGTGATCAGCCCGCGTCGGTCCGCGTGCTGCTGATGGCGTCGCGGGTGCCCGATCCCGAGGACGGGCGGGCCGCCGCGATGGTGGCCGAGTGGCGCCGGGCCGATCCGGCCGCCGCGATCACCTTGCTGGTGTCCGACGGTGAGCACGCGGCTGCTGCCCGGTGGCGGGCCACCGGGGTCGAGGTCGAGTCGGCCGACGACTTCGAGGCGTGGAGCCGGGACCGGGTGGGGCACTACGACGTGGTCGTGGCGCTCGGCACGGACGTGTCCGCGACCGAGGTGACCGAGTGGCAGCCCACCGCGGTGCGGGCGTTGGACCTCGGATCGTTGGCGCACAAGGAGTGGGAGAAGCGGTTCGCCGCGACTCGCGCGCGCGAGGACGCGGTGTGGGCGGGGGAGGCGCGGGCGGCGGCTTCGACGTTGTTGGAGTGGGCCGAGGTCGTGTCGTGCAGGGACGATGAGGACTCGTTGTGGGCGCGGCGGGTCAGCGGACGGCCGGCGCACGTCGTGCCGGACCCTGATGTGGCGGCGGAGTTCCGGGCGGCGATGGCGAAGGTGCTCATCGAGTGCACGGTGGTGCCGACCGGCTGA
- a CDS encoding polysaccharide pyruvyl transferase family protein produces the protein MRELPPKPSGGTIGLWCGSDLPGLGDQIAARVLVRELRHRLGDWQVRTLAPFGWTRPTRADGGLVAEPLGERTPGRVRELVESHHLNVAAPSFPLGADLSGRYGEPVPAQEFFTGGLGVEPEALCVAVRVAEEVPAGLVEWMARQPLAASVRDEVSRDRLRAAGLSRDVTVVPSPALLVDRLLPTSDMRIRAEQLRQLGQLPPDGRSYLVVHVPHTSFTALRPAVAKTAELLAIGDVVLLSTGAPVPPDTGWFSVPSDTVLEDRLAVLSGAAAVIAADEHVAAASHAYGRRWVLFDPKGADRAAVEQFASADRVVARPSGLAAAFRRTLRDDDDRSPKAVRRLDEHLDAVAVAAERAFAARGGCVTSRVAALVEENRALRLAQQRMRDRIVADRHILAERLLEAGPGGPELAEERRLHGELAERHREVLAQLEAERRELAAMRATKLFRWTRLVRGAYGRLR, from the coding sequence GTGCGCGAACTTCCCCCCAAGCCGTCAGGCGGAACCATCGGGCTGTGGTGCGGCAGTGACCTGCCCGGCCTCGGTGACCAGATCGCCGCCCGCGTCCTCGTCCGGGAGCTGCGGCACCGGCTCGGCGACTGGCAGGTGCGCACGCTGGCGCCGTTCGGCTGGACCAGGCCGACGCGCGCCGACGGCGGCCTGGTGGCCGAGCCGTTGGGCGAGCGCACCCCCGGCCGGGTGCGGGAGCTGGTCGAGTCTCACCACCTGAACGTGGCCGCGCCGTCGTTCCCGCTCGGCGCGGACCTGTCCGGGCGGTACGGCGAGCCCGTTCCCGCGCAAGAGTTCTTCACCGGCGGGCTCGGCGTGGAACCCGAGGCGCTGTGCGTCGCCGTCCGGGTCGCCGAGGAGGTGCCCGCGGGTCTGGTCGAGTGGATGGCGCGGCAGCCGTTGGCCGCCTCCGTGCGTGACGAGGTGTCGCGGGACCGACTCCGCGCGGCCGGCCTGTCGCGGGACGTGACCGTGGTGCCGAGCCCGGCTCTGCTGGTGGACCGGCTGCTGCCGACGAGCGACATGCGGATCAGGGCGGAGCAGCTGCGCCAGCTCGGGCAGTTGCCGCCGGACGGGCGCAGCTACCTGGTGGTCCACGTGCCGCACACGTCGTTCACCGCGCTGCGGCCGGCGGTGGCCAAGACCGCCGAGCTGCTGGCGATCGGCGACGTCGTGCTGCTGTCCACCGGTGCTCCCGTGCCACCCGACACGGGTTGGTTCTCGGTGCCCTCGGACACGGTGCTGGAGGACCGGCTCGCGGTGCTGTCCGGCGCGGCAGCTGTGATCGCCGCCGACGAGCACGTGGCCGCCGCTTCCCACGCGTACGGGCGTCGCTGGGTGTTGTTCGACCCGAAGGGCGCGGACCGGGCCGCGGTGGAGCAGTTCGCGTCCGCCGACCGCGTGGTGGCACGTCCCAGCGGGCTGGCCGCGGCGTTCCGGCGCACGCTGCGAGACGACGACGACCGTTCGCCCAAGGCGGTGCGGCGGCTGGACGAACACCTCGACGCGGTGGCCGTCGCGGCCGAGCGGGCTTTCGCCGCACGCGGGGGTTGCGTCACGTCTCGCGTGGCGGCGCTGGTCGAGGAGAACCGGGCGCTTCGCCTGGCCCAGCAGCGGATGCGGGATCGGATCGTCGCGGACCGGCACATCCTGGCCGAACGGCTGCTCGAGGCCGGTCCCGGAGGTCCGGAACTGGCGGAGGAACGCCGATTGCACGGCGAACTCGCCGAGCGGCACCGCGAAGTCCTGGCCCAGTTGGAAGCCGAACGGCGGGAGCTGGCCGCGATGCGCGCGACCAAGCTGTTCCGCTGGACGCGGCTGGTGCGTGGCGCGTACGGGCGGCTGCGATGA
- a CDS encoding glycosyltransferase, whose product MDGGPEYADGAEDEVLTRLRAAQDVSAGSAELAAGLTDWELTYHFSPQRTALLAPLNVHDGLRVLDIGCGSGVLTRALGETGARVVGVEGTPSRAAAAAERCRDLPDVRIVAGDASGLSRHGTFDLALLCGVLEYSPVYGDGPAAMLADVTDALADDGVVVIAIENQLGIGYLLGQPEDHHAAAWMGLADYPAPGAKTWSKARLHAMLADAGLTAQRWLLPYPDYKLPRVILDERVHDLADASDVVDKLVRDPLLGVFRGSSAAVAVRSPHRQAVANGFGASVAPSFLVIAGRTPEAVAKAARPDLGWLVNAQRLPEWRRSRRLTEDLRLAESHRTGSAAGWLRQEPTADEPLLSGAPLDRLLLDALAEHDLDTTRDLLDQWRACCTVDARPFADDETHPFLPGRPDVPVLPPDCLDVHPGNVIVLPDGTPRRIDLEWRAGVGVDAELVLVRALVEFTREVLRCGAAHPWPAETSIRQLVVHLATLIGLDDAARSRWSELIDAEAALQELVSGTRATDVRAALDTDVEAPGRMRLWERGGLDEVRALVADRERLAVELAEAQQVAAQAHREVAETRHVLADAHREVDEAREEVGAPTESLMDAVRALREEHAEAERRLRAEVARVDEEFGRALMELASAETERAEVDRELAAQRTAAEELAAENARLRAQLDRLTSSALVRAGEDFLWPAARLARGTRDLLLGRGGQEPDGVLRRVGKRVPAVTPLLASRVRPVSRRDDRLMYAVDVPATVNVGRGQVIDLEGWAAHADVPVRQVAVVADGRRCPATTGHPRPDVAAAIGGEPNSGFRVRVPVREGLVPLELVVTLVDGTTLRRELPAVRGRSSDTDTAPVEVSWPADGPRVAICLASYRAPRLHFAEQVESIRAQTHPNWVCVISDDGSGDEGVAVLRDVVGDDPRFVIVEHDENVGFYRNFERALSLVPADADLVALSDQDDLWDADKLAVLVSRFTDPAVQLAYCDMRLVDGIGEVVAESVWANRVNQFTDLEQLLLLNTVTGAASMVRADLVRERVLPLPPGTLSAYHDQWIAATALSVGTISFVDRPLHSYRQHGANVTGWQVPRLADGLPGLRGLAAAGVGVGVGRIAARQAELDHITEHELRRIAQFAAVLLMRNDDRLAVEDQARLSRLAEAEHRLWPLVRLALEGEERPQTAGAERRLLAAALLRRAQR is encoded by the coding sequence ATGGACGGCGGACCCGAGTACGCGGACGGCGCCGAGGACGAGGTCCTCACCCGACTCCGCGCAGCCCAGGACGTGAGCGCCGGCTCGGCCGAACTGGCTGCCGGCCTCACCGACTGGGAGCTGACCTACCACTTCTCGCCGCAGCGAACCGCGCTGCTCGCGCCGCTGAACGTGCACGACGGCCTGCGCGTGCTGGACATCGGCTGCGGCAGCGGCGTGCTCACCCGCGCCCTCGGCGAGACCGGGGCGCGGGTCGTCGGTGTGGAGGGCACGCCGTCGCGCGCCGCCGCGGCGGCCGAACGCTGCCGCGACCTGCCGGACGTGCGGATCGTCGCGGGCGACGCGTCCGGTCTGAGCCGCCACGGCACGTTCGACCTGGCGCTGCTGTGCGGGGTGCTGGAGTACTCGCCGGTCTACGGCGACGGCCCCGCCGCGATGCTCGCCGACGTGACCGACGCGCTCGCCGACGACGGTGTCGTGGTCATCGCGATCGAGAACCAGCTCGGCATCGGCTACCTGCTCGGCCAGCCGGAGGACCACCACGCCGCCGCGTGGATGGGGCTGGCCGACTACCCGGCGCCGGGCGCGAAGACGTGGAGCAAGGCGCGGTTGCACGCGATGCTCGCGGACGCCGGCCTGACCGCGCAGCGCTGGCTGCTGCCGTACCCGGACTACAAGCTGCCGAGGGTGATCCTCGACGAGCGGGTGCACGACCTCGCCGACGCGTCGGACGTGGTGGACAAGCTGGTCCGCGACCCGCTGCTGGGCGTGTTCCGCGGCTCGTCGGCGGCGGTCGCGGTGCGGTCGCCGCACCGGCAGGCGGTGGCCAACGGCTTCGGCGCGTCGGTCGCGCCGTCGTTCCTGGTGATCGCGGGCCGCACGCCCGAGGCGGTGGCCAAGGCCGCGCGCCCCGATCTGGGGTGGCTGGTCAACGCGCAGAGGCTGCCGGAGTGGCGGCGTTCGCGTCGGCTGACCGAAGACCTCCGGCTGGCCGAGTCGCACCGGACGGGAAGCGCGGCCGGGTGGCTGCGCCAGGAGCCGACGGCGGACGAGCCGCTGCTGTCGGGTGCGCCGCTGGACCGGTTGCTGCTCGACGCGCTGGCCGAGCACGACCTCGACACGACGCGTGACCTGCTCGATCAGTGGCGTGCCTGCTGCACTGTCGACGCGCGGCCATTCGCCGACGACGAGACCCACCCGTTCCTCCCCGGCCGCCCGGACGTGCCGGTGCTGCCGCCGGACTGCCTGGACGTGCACCCCGGCAACGTGATCGTGCTGCCGGACGGCACCCCCCGGCGGATCGACCTGGAGTGGCGGGCGGGCGTCGGCGTGGACGCCGAGCTGGTGCTCGTGCGCGCTCTGGTCGAGTTCACCCGTGAGGTGTTGCGCTGCGGCGCGGCCCACCCGTGGCCCGCCGAGACGTCCATCCGGCAGTTGGTGGTCCACCTGGCCACCCTGATCGGGCTGGACGACGCGGCCCGTTCGCGCTGGTCGGAACTGATCGACGCCGAGGCAGCCCTCCAGGAACTGGTCAGCGGCACCCGCGCGACCGACGTGCGGGCCGCGTTGGACACCGACGTCGAAGCGCCGGGCCGGATGCGGCTGTGGGAGCGCGGCGGCCTGGACGAGGTCCGCGCGCTCGTCGCCGACCGCGAGCGGCTGGCGGTTGAACTCGCCGAGGCACAGCAGGTGGCGGCCCAGGCCCACCGCGAGGTCGCCGAGACGCGTCACGTCCTGGCCGACGCGCACCGCGAGGTCGACGAGGCCCGCGAAGAGGTCGGCGCGCCGACCGAATCGCTGATGGACGCGGTCCGCGCGCTGCGCGAGGAGCACGCCGAGGCGGAACGGCGGCTGCGTGCCGAGGTCGCCCGGGTGGACGAAGAGTTCGGCCGGGCGCTCATGGAGCTGGCGTCCGCCGAAACCGAGCGGGCAGAGGTGGACCGGGAGCTGGCCGCGCAGCGCACGGCCGCCGAGGAGCTTGCCGCGGAGAACGCACGGCTGCGCGCGCAGCTGGACCGGCTGACGTCGTCGGCGCTGGTGCGCGCGGGCGAGGACTTCCTGTGGCCCGCGGCACGGCTCGCCCGCGGCACGCGTGACCTGTTGCTCGGCCGTGGCGGGCAGGAGCCGGACGGTGTGCTGCGCCGCGTCGGCAAGCGCGTGCCGGCGGTGACGCCGTTGCTGGCGAGCCGGGTGCGGCCGGTCAGCCGACGGGACGACCGGCTGATGTACGCGGTGGACGTGCCCGCGACGGTGAACGTCGGCCGCGGCCAGGTGATCGACCTCGAGGGCTGGGCCGCGCACGCCGATGTGCCGGTGCGCCAGGTCGCCGTGGTCGCGGACGGGCGCAGGTGCCCGGCGACCACCGGCCATCCCCGGCCGGACGTCGCCGCGGCGATCGGTGGTGAGCCGAACAGCGGTTTCCGGGTTCGGGTGCCGGTGCGCGAAGGCCTGGTGCCGCTGGAACTCGTCGTCACGCTGGTCGACGGCACCACGCTCCGGCGTGAGCTGCCCGCCGTGCGCGGGCGCAGTTCGGACACGGACACGGCCCCGGTCGAGGTGAGCTGGCCGGCCGACGGTCCGCGGGTCGCGATCTGCCTGGCGTCCTACCGCGCGCCCCGGCTCCACTTCGCCGAGCAGGTCGAGTCGATCCGCGCGCAGACGCATCCGAACTGGGTGTGCGTGATCAGCGACGACGGCTCCGGCGACGAGGGCGTGGCGGTGCTGCGCGACGTGGTCGGCGACGACCCGAGGTTCGTCATCGTCGAGCACGACGAGAACGTCGGCTTCTACCGGAACTTCGAGCGCGCGCTGTCACTCGTGCCCGCGGACGCGGACCTGGTCGCGTTGTCGGACCAGGACGACCTGTGGGACGCGGACAAGCTCGCCGTGCTGGTTTCCCGCTTCACCGACCCGGCCGTCCAGCTCGCCTACTGCGACATGCGGTTGGTGGACGGCATCGGCGAGGTCGTCGCGGAGAGCGTGTGGGCGAACCGCGTGAACCAGTTCACCGATCTCGAACAGCTGCTGCTGCTCAACACGGTGACCGGCGCGGCCAGCATGGTGCGCGCCGACCTGGTCCGGGAGCGGGTGCTGCCGCTGCCACCGGGGACGCTGAGCGCGTACCACGACCAGTGGATCGCCGCGACCGCGCTGTCCGTCGGCACGATCTCGTTCGTCGACCGGCCGTTGCACTCCTACCGGCAGCACGGCGCGAACGTCACCGGCTGGCAGGTGCCGCGCCTGGCCGACGGCCTGCCCGGACTACGCGGCCTGGCCGCCGCGGGCGTCGGGGTCGGGGTCGGGCGGATCGCCGCGCGGCAGGCGGAGCTGGACCACATCACCGAGCACGAGTTGCGGCGGATCGCGCAGTTCGCGGCCGTGCTGCTGATGCGGAACGACGACCGGCTCGCGGTCGAGGACCAGGCGCGGTTGTCCCGCCTGGCCGAGGCCGAGCACCGGTTGTGGCCGCTGGTCCGGCTCGCGCTGGAGGGTGAGGAACGGCCGCAGACCGCCGGCGCGGAACGCCGACTGCTCGCCGCCGCCCTGCTGCGTCGCGCTCAGCGCTGA
- a CDS encoding Txe/YoeB family addiction module toxin yields MWAAQAWDAYLWWQTEDRKVLKRVNDLIKDIRRHGNEGIGKPIPLKHGFQGYWSRRITDEHRLVYKVEGDEIRIAACRYHYGK; encoded by the coding sequence GTGTGGGCCGCGCAGGCGTGGGACGCCTACCTGTGGTGGCAGACCGAGGATCGGAAGGTCCTCAAGCGCGTCAACGACTTGATCAAGGACATCCGTCGTCACGGCAACGAGGGCATCGGCAAGCCAATACCCCTGAAACACGGGTTCCAGGGGTATTGGTCACGCCGGATCACCGACGAGCACCGTCTGGTGTACAAGGTCGAGGGCGACGAGATCAGGATCGCCGCCTGTCGCTACCACTACGGGAAGTGA
- a CDS encoding glycosyltransferase family 4 protein has product MNAPIAFTVTPESGLAAATVLARSYVEHHPGHRFAIAVIDGADGVQTEDGITFLGPDRFGLTKDEFLALATAHTPPQLAAAVKPWLLRTLLADAPSVTYLSPTSLVLAPLPEATGLTVAPHFLHPVTGRDAETDEANLIGAGVHNPGFLTVTEPELAELWIEAVLGYRAIRFDREAFSDQEWFDRVVSHFPRTTVTDPAIGFTTWNAFERVGVRPKVVDLFGFDPDTPWVLSELCANRPATLLSDRPELRDLTADYAERLNEAGRLAKGDLLPSWLEELPDGSPITTLMRELYRAGVRASRAPRKPAPVPPHAFSGKAFRDWLTEPTPQHGLSRLTAAIWYHRVDLQGAFGQPRSPGFAHWCRTSAITEGLLPEWAAPGPDVAPQPPNDRFGVNLVGHLTAVLGVGELARVIHQALSRADVPVASVVEDWFVANRTDIDQPDDVGRPEFPVSVLCVNADLVRSVLEQHPEVGHDRYRIGVWAWELDDFPSVMHEFDCVDEVWTISEFCRAAIAAHTDKPVRVIPMPVRPTAAVDRSRREPGAPVRFLFAMDFNSVAARKNPFGLVEAFQRAFPGRDDVELVVKAINGGQHPVELARLRAAVAGDRRIALLERYLTTEELHDLYAGTDCYVSLHRSEGYGFTVAEAIALGLPVISTDYSGTAEFVPAEHAWPVPYRLTAVGPGAPPYPPDAHWADPDLDAAAAAMREVADDPVRAAEQGLKAREQLLRQWNFQVTADWVRERVVEAHATWRSRRAAPEPVAPPRPSPSQRVVPVLRKAAVHALTRYDRVRGRER; this is encoded by the coding sequence ATGAACGCCCCGATCGCCTTCACCGTGACGCCCGAGAGCGGGCTGGCCGCGGCGACCGTGCTGGCCCGCTCCTACGTGGAGCACCACCCGGGCCACCGGTTCGCGATCGCCGTGATCGACGGCGCGGACGGCGTCCAGACCGAGGACGGGATCACGTTCCTGGGCCCCGACCGGTTCGGGCTCACCAAGGACGAGTTCCTGGCGCTGGCCACCGCGCACACGCCGCCGCAGTTGGCCGCCGCGGTGAAGCCGTGGCTGCTGCGCACCCTGCTGGCCGACGCGCCGTCCGTCACGTACCTGAGCCCGACGAGCCTCGTGCTCGCACCGCTGCCGGAGGCGACCGGGCTGACCGTCGCACCGCACTTCCTGCACCCGGTGACGGGCCGCGACGCCGAGACGGACGAGGCGAACCTGATCGGCGCCGGCGTGCACAACCCCGGTTTCCTGACGGTCACCGAGCCGGAGCTCGCGGAGCTGTGGATCGAGGCGGTGCTGGGCTACCGCGCGATCCGGTTCGACCGCGAGGCGTTCTCCGACCAGGAGTGGTTCGACCGGGTGGTCAGCCACTTCCCGCGCACCACCGTGACCGACCCGGCCATCGGTTTCACCACCTGGAACGCGTTCGAACGGGTGGGCGTGCGGCCGAAGGTCGTGGACCTGTTCGGCTTCGACCCGGACACGCCCTGGGTGCTCAGCGAGCTGTGCGCGAACCGCCCGGCCACCCTGCTGTCCGACCGCCCGGAACTGCGCGACCTGACGGCCGACTACGCCGAGCGGCTGAACGAAGCGGGCCGCCTGGCGAAGGGGGACCTCCTGCCGTCGTGGCTGGAGGAGCTGCCGGACGGCTCGCCCATCACCACGCTGATGCGCGAGCTCTACCGGGCGGGTGTCCGAGCGTCGCGCGCACCGCGCAAGCCCGCGCCCGTGCCGCCGCACGCGTTCTCCGGCAAGGCGTTCCGCGACTGGCTCACCGAGCCCACCCCCCAGCACGGCCTGAGCCGGCTGACCGCCGCGATCTGGTACCACCGGGTCGACCTGCAAGGCGCGTTCGGGCAGCCGAGGTCGCCGGGGTTCGCGCACTGGTGCCGCACGTCCGCGATCACCGAAGGCCTGCTGCCCGAGTGGGCCGCGCCGGGGCCGGACGTGGCGCCGCAGCCGCCGAACGACCGGTTCGGGGTGAACCTGGTCGGCCACCTGACCGCGGTGCTGGGCGTCGGCGAGCTGGCCCGCGTGATCCACCAGGCGCTCAGCCGGGCGGACGTGCCGGTGGCGTCGGTGGTCGAGGACTGGTTCGTGGCCAACCGCACCGACATCGACCAGCCGGACGACGTCGGCCGCCCCGAGTTCCCGGTCAGCGTGCTGTGCGTGAACGCAGACCTGGTCCGCAGCGTGCTGGAGCAGCACCCCGAGGTGGGCCACGACCGGTACCGGATCGGCGTGTGGGCGTGGGAGCTGGACGACTTCCCGTCGGTGATGCACGAGTTCGACTGCGTGGACGAGGTCTGGACGATCAGCGAGTTCTGCCGGGCCGCGATCGCCGCGCACACCGACAAACCGGTGCGGGTCATCCCGATGCCGGTGCGGCCGACCGCCGCCGTGGACCGGTCACGCCGCGAGCCCGGGGCGCCGGTGCGGTTCCTGTTCGCCATGGACTTCAACAGCGTCGCGGCGCGGAAGAACCCGTTCGGCCTGGTCGAGGCGTTCCAGCGGGCGTTCCCGGGCCGCGACGACGTCGAACTCGTGGTGAAGGCGATCAACGGCGGGCAGCACCCGGTCGAGCTGGCCAGGCTGCGGGCCGCCGTGGCGGGCGACCGCCGGATCGCGCTGCTGGAGCGGTACCTGACCACCGAGGAACTGCACGACCTGTACGCGGGCACCGACTGCTACGTGTCGCTGCACCGGTCCGAGGGCTACGGGTTCACCGTGGCCGAGGCGATCGCGCTGGGCCTGCCGGTGATCAGCACCGACTACTCCGGCACGGCCGAGTTCGTCCCGGCGGAGCACGCCTGGCCGGTGCCGTACCGGTTGACGGCGGTCGGTCCGGGCGCGCCGCCGTACCCGCCGGACGCCCACTGGGCCGACCCCGACCTGGACGCGGCGGCGGCGGCGATGCGCGAGGTGGCCGACGACCCGGTGCGGGCCGCCGAGCAGGGGCTGAAGGCCCGGGAGCAGCTGCTCAGGCAGTGGAACTTCCAGGTGACCGCCGACTGGGTGCGGGAACGCGTCGTCGAGGCGCACGCGACCTGGCGCTCCCGCCGTGCGGCGCCCGAGCCGGTCGCGCCACCCCGGCCCTCGCCGTCACAGCGGGTGGTGCCAGTGTTGCGCAAGGCCGCCGTGCACGCGCTGACCCGCTACGACCGGGTCCGCGGCCGGGAACGCTGA